Proteins encoded together in one Cicer arietinum cultivar CDC Frontier isolate Library 1 chromosome 4, Cicar.CDCFrontier_v2.0, whole genome shotgun sequence window:
- the LOC101497514 gene encoding aldehyde dehydrogenase family 3 member H1-like isoform X2: MVSELWNTRPQVATTGTCCLVGVIFQQTLFIANVGDYCVGGVAAIQLSPEHNANLEGVRQELRELHPYDPQIVVLKHGVWRVKGIIQVNKLEESFNVINSRTRPLAAYLFTKDNKFKEQFVKKVSAGGLLINDTSLHLVVYTLPFGGVGDSGMGAYHGKFSFHAFTHRKAVLYRGFTGDSSLRYPPYTDRKQKCMKALVAGDVPDVQFWL, encoded by the exons ATGGTTTCTGAATTATGGAATACTCGACCACAAGTTGCAACTACTGGAACTTGTTGTTTGGTTGGAGTGATTTTTCAGCAGACGCTTTTTATCGCAAATGTGGGAGATTATTGTGTTGGTGGGGTTGCAGCGATTCAGCTGTCTCCTGAACACAATGCAAATCTCGAGGGTGTTAGACAGGAACTTAGAGAATTACACCCTTATGATCCCCAAATTGTTGTTCTCAAGCATGGAGTATGGAGAGTAAAAGGAATTATTCAG GTGAATAAGCTGGAAGAAAGCTTCAATGTGATTAACTCGAGAACAAGGCCACTTGCAGCATATTTATTTACAAAGGACAATAAGTTCAAGGAACAATTTGTAAAGAAAGTTTCTGCTGGTGGTTTGCTTATCAATGACACTTCCTTACAT CTTGTGGTTTATACTTTGCCATTTGGGGGAGTTGGAGACAGTGGAATGGGTGCATACCATGGAAAATTCTCCTTTCATGCTTTTACTCACAGAAAGGCAGTACTTTATCGCGGTTTTACAGGCGATTCATCTTTAAGGTACCCACCTTACACGGATAGAAAGCAGAAATGTATGAAGGCTCTAGTTGCTGGTGATGTTCCCG ATGTGCAATTTTGGTTGTAA
- the LOC101497514 gene encoding aldehyde dehydrogenase family 3 member H1-like isoform X1: MVSELWNTRPQVATTGTCCLVGVIFQQTLFIANVGDYCVGGVAAIQLSPEHNANLEGVRQELRELHPYDPQIVVLKHGVWRVKGIIQVNKLEESFNVINSRTRPLAAYLFTKDNKFKEQFVKKVSAGGLLINDTSLHLVVYTLPFGGVGDSGMGAYHGKFSFHAFTHRKAVLYRGFTGDSSLRYPPYTDRKQKCMKALVAGDVPGIVCALLGWS, translated from the exons ATGGTTTCTGAATTATGGAATACTCGACCACAAGTTGCAACTACTGGAACTTGTTGTTTGGTTGGAGTGATTTTTCAGCAGACGCTTTTTATCGCAAATGTGGGAGATTATTGTGTTGGTGGGGTTGCAGCGATTCAGCTGTCTCCTGAACACAATGCAAATCTCGAGGGTGTTAGACAGGAACTTAGAGAATTACACCCTTATGATCCCCAAATTGTTGTTCTCAAGCATGGAGTATGGAGAGTAAAAGGAATTATTCAG GTGAATAAGCTGGAAGAAAGCTTCAATGTGATTAACTCGAGAACAAGGCCACTTGCAGCATATTTATTTACAAAGGACAATAAGTTCAAGGAACAATTTGTAAAGAAAGTTTCTGCTGGTGGTTTGCTTATCAATGACACTTCCTTACAT CTTGTGGTTTATACTTTGCCATTTGGGGGAGTTGGAGACAGTGGAATGGGTGCATACCATGGAAAATTCTCCTTTCATGCTTTTACTCACAGAAAGGCAGTACTTTATCGCGGTTTTACAGGCGATTCATCTTTAAGGTACCCACCTTACACGGATAGAAAGCAGAAATGTATGAAGGCTCTAGTTGCTGGTGATGTTCCCGGTATTGTTTGTGCTCTTCTCGGATGGTCCTAA
- the LOC101501170 gene encoding aspartic proteinase 36-like: MQFIYITLLLLASIAAPTVCTTYLPLKRVIPLNHRVKIDTLIARDRVRHSRILGGVGVNFSVQGIADPNSFGLYTTKVKLGSPPREFTVQIDTGSDALWVNCNPCTGCPHSSGLGIELNFFDTTSSSTAALVHCSDPLCSLAVQGAQASCSDKDNHNHNQCTYAFRFEDNSDTSGFYLSDKMYFDTIIGHSSPTSVNSSATIFFGCSTDVSGGLTKTARAFDGIFGFGPNDVSVVSQLSSQGKTPNVFSHCLKGDGNGGGILVIGEILEPNIVYSPMLPSQLHYVLNLQSISVSGNLLSINPAVFVTSDDKGIVVDSGTTLAYLIQEAYDPLVNAITTAVSQLGIPAISEGSPCYLVSTSIDIFPSITFNFSGGAPMVLKPAQYLVHNDFLFSSTWCVGFQKIQSGSSILGDLVLKDRIVVYDLDNQRIGWTDYNCSLRVNVSMTPRKDKRINPRAKRSSASSLEIRILCTLLHVTFVAFLMHILCS, translated from the exons ATGCAGTTCATCTACATTACACTGCTGTTGTTGGCCAGCATTGCGGCACCTACTGTGTGCACCACTTACCTTCCTCTAAAACGGGTCATTCCACTCAACCACCGCGTTAAGATTGACACATTGATAGCTCGCGACAGAGTTCGCCACTCAAGAATCTTGGGTGGTGTTGGCGTCAACTTCTCAGTCCAAGGGATTGCTGATCCAAACTCCTTTGG TCTCTATACCACAAAAGTAAAGCTTGGATCTCCACCAAGGGAGTTTACGGTTCAGATTGACACCGGAAGTGACGCTCTATGGGTTAACTGTAATCCTTGTACTGGTTGCCCTCATTCCAGTGGACTTGGG ATTGAACTCAATTTTTTTGACACAACTAGTTCATCCACGGCCGCACTAGTACATTGCTCAGACCCGTTATGCTCTCTCGCGGTTCAAGGTGCGCAAGCTAGTTGCTCTGATAAggataatcataatcataatcagtGCACCTACGCCTTTCGGTTTGAAGATAACAGTGATACCTCCGGTTTTTATTTATCTGATAAGATGTATTTTGACACGATAATCGGGCATTCTTCTCCGACTAGTGTTAACTCTTCAGCCACTATTTTTTTTGG GTGTAGCACCGATGTATCTGGAGGTTTGACCAAGACGGCAAGAGCGTTTGATGGAATCTTTGGGTTTGGCCCTAATGATGTATCAGTTGTATCACAACTGTCATCACAAGGAAAAACACCCAATGTTTTCTCTCACTGTTTGAAAGGAGATGGCAATGGAGGAGGAATTCTAGTTATTGGTGAAATTTTGGAGCCCAATATTGTTTATAGTCCAATGCTCCCATCGCA GCTTCATTATGTCTTAAATCTCCAAAGCATTTCTGTCAGTGGGAATCTCCTTTCAATTAATCCGGCCGTATTTGTAACATCAGACGACAAAGGAATTGTAGTTGACAGCGGTACAACATTGGCATATCTTATTCAAGAAGCTTATGATCCTCTTGTTAATGCC ATAACTACCGCTGTATCACAACTCGGCATCCCCGCTATTTCAGAAGGAAGTCCTTGCTATCTGGTTTCAACCAG TATAGATATTTTTCCTTCGATCACCTTTAACTTTTCTGGTGGAGCGCCCATGGTTCTAAAACCAGCACAGTACCTTGTGCACAATGATTTCTTG TTCTCTTCAACGTGGTGCGTTGGTTTTCAAAAAATACAAAGTGGATCTTCAATATTAGGAG ATCTTGTCTTAAAAGATAGGATAGTTGTTTATGACTTGGATAATCAACGCATAGGATGGACCGATTATAATT gtTCTCTGCGTGTCAATGTCTCTATGACCCCGAGGAAGGATAAAAGAATAAATCCAAGAGCAAAACGATCGAGTGCCAGCAGCTTAGAGATAAGGATTCTCTGCACATTATTACATGTAACCTTTGTAGCTTTTCTTATGCACATATTATGTTCTTGA